A genome region from Coffea arabica cultivar ET-39 chromosome 7e, Coffea Arabica ET-39 HiFi, whole genome shotgun sequence includes the following:
- the LOC113701335 gene encoding folate transporter 1, chloroplastic isoform X2, protein MSAWRSVVDWQWENATAGALAGLATVTFSHPLDVVRTRFQVHDGRISNLPSYKNTPHALFTIARSEGLRGLYAGFYPAVLGSTFSWGLYFFFYSKAKQRYLENRPELSPGLHLASAAEAGALVSLCTNPVWLVKTRLQLQTPQQVRPYSGFHDALRTILKEEGWKALYKGLVPSLFLVTHGAIQFTAYEELRKAFIQLKSEGGEGSTDDSLDSIDYAALGATSKLAAIVSTYPFQVIRSRLQQRPSTDGIPRYMDSWHVMKQTARYEGLRGFYKGITANVLKNVPAASITFIVYENVLNMLKLAKWKDQ, encoded by the exons ATGTCGGCGTGGCGGTCGGTGGTGGACTGGCAATGGGAGAACGCCACCGCCGGTGCTCTCGCCGGTCTCGCCACCGTCACTTTCTCTCATCCCCTTGACGTCGTCCGTACCAGATTCCAAG TGCACGACGGGCGAATCTCCAACCTCCCGAGCTACAAGAATACTCCTCACGCTCTCTTCACCATTGCTCGCTCCGag GGTCTCAGAGGGCTTTATGCCGGCTTTTACCCTGCTGTTCTTGGGTCAACTTTTTCATGgggtttgtatttcttctt CTATAGCAAGGCCAAGCAGAGATATCTAGAAAATAGGCCAGAGCTGAGCCCAGGCCTGCATCTAGCTTCAGCTGCTGAAGCGGGAGCTCTG GTTTCTTTGTGCACAAATCCTGTTTGGTTAGTAAAAACAAGACTTCAACTACAGACTCCTCAACAAGTCCGTCCATACTCTGGCTTTCATG ATGCTTTAAGGACGATTCTAAAAGAAGAAGGGTGGAAAGCACTTTATAAGGGGCTGGTGCCTAGCCTTTTTCTT GTtacacatggagctattcaatTCACTGCATATGAGGAACTTCGTAAAGCTTTCATTCAACTCAAGTCTGAAGGAGGTGAAGGCTCCACTGATGACTCATTG gATTCAATTGATTATGCGGCATTAGGGGCTACTTCAAAACTGGCTGCCATTGTTTCAACGTACCCATTTCAG GTCATTCGATCTCGACTGCAG CAACGGCCGAGTACAGATGGAATTCCAAGATACATGGACAGCTGGCATGTAATGAAACAAACAGCAAG GTATGAGGGTCTACGAGGGTTTTACAAGGGTATCACTGCAAATGTGCTAAAAAATGTTCCAGCTGCTTCGATAACATTTATTGTGTATGAGAATGTTCTAAACATGCTAAAACTGGCTAAATGGAAAGATCAATAG
- the LOC140011196 gene encoding uncharacterized protein, translated as MAGPVKRGRKRKEVLIQESLQAAAGGGGGGLHQMQLDDPFLPSFPPHQDTVILPAKHRYPTRGSFAVPHECPSSTASLTFPLRHQIGTPKQSYVTAKRVLLEANNTLYPAGGDVKALEKCSSELPHQIQVSTFAATSLSHSSTSAEIGKSMKNAGSSASTKEWSAPISSGDRLDVEKFTANLLSQTERPENFLPLVPLINERNSTEKNLHMTGANLGSNAIHEVPEKIATSSHAKKNSQLSRCPSFNLSEMAHMSNDDFHDDEEVESAIDPALVTVHQYRVNQEIAPLLRAIFAKYGDIAKNSILESPKTRGIFLEMVCGIYQKLENSGILDITSFELNTLLRLIHDLECMKLDVKWLHQKIDEISYAKHILGDYFSLKKERTRNFELIARKEEELGVLQKKIFSEKVELEAMKNKAEEIDKKVVDLKEKASGFCRKSLVHGLL; from the exons ATGGCTGGCCCTGTTAAGagaggaagaaaacgaaaagaaGTATTAATTCAAGAGAGCCTTCAGGCTGCtgctggtggtggtggtggtggactACACCAAATGCAACTGGATGACCCCTTCCTACCTTCATTTCCTCCTCATCAG GACACAGTGATTCTGCCTGCAAAGCATAGGTATCCAACTCGAGGTTCATTTGCAGTCCCTCATGAATGTCCTAGTTCCACGGCTTCTCTCACTTTTCCACTTCGACACCAAATTGGAACTCCCAAGCAATCTTATGTCACAGCAAAGAGGGTTTTGCTAGAGGCAAACAATACATTGTATCCAGCTGGTGGAGACGTAAAAGCTTTAGAAAAATGCAGTTCAGAACTCCCTCATCAAATTCAG GTCTCTACTTTTGCAGCTACCTCATTAAGTCACTCAAGTACCAGTGCTGAAATTGGTAAAAGCATGAAAAATGCTGGAAGTTCTGCTTCAACCAAAGAATGGTCTGCTCCAATCAGCAGCGGGGACAGGCTAGATGTGGAAAAGTTTACTGCAAATCTCCTTTCGCAAACTGAAAGACCTGAAAATTTCCTTCCACTTGTTCCGCTCATTAATGAGCGGAACTCAACTGAAAAAAATTTGCACATGACTGGTGCCAATTTGGGATCAAATGCTATCCATGAAGTACCAGAGAAGATTGCAACAAGCAGCCATGCTAAAAAAAATAGCCAGTTAAGCAGATGTCCAAGTTTTAACCTTTCTGAGATGGCTCATATGTCCAATGATGATTTTCATGATGATGAGGAGGTCGAGTCAGCAATTGATCCTGCTTTGGTGACAGTACATCAGTATAGAGTGAACCAAGAAATCGCACCCCTACTTAGGGCTATCTTTGCAAAATATGGTGACATTGCTAAAAACTCCATTCTGGAGTCTCCAAAAACCCGTGGAATCTTCCTTGAAATGGTCTGTGGTATCTACCAAAAGCTCGAAAACTCTGGAATTCTTGATATTACATCTTTTGAGCTCAATACCTTGCTTCGTCTAATTCATGATCTTGAGTGCATGAAGCTGGATGTCAAGTGGCTCCATCAGAAGATAGATGAAATTTCTTATGCTAAACATATACTTGGGGACTATTTTAGCCTGAAGAAAGAAAGGACTAGAAACTTTGAGTTGATTGCAAGAAAGGAGGAAGAGCTGGGTGTCTTACAAAAGAAGATCTTTTCGGAAAAAGTTGAGCTGGAAGCAATGAAGAACAAGGCTGAGGAGATCGATAAAAAGGTTGTGGATCTGAAGGAGAAAGCAAGTGGATTCTGCCGAAAGTCTCTTGTGCATGGACTCCTGTAG
- the LOC113701998 gene encoding uncharacterized protein, with protein MRHFYCRLISQSFRCLQFNYTKTHVPKPPILSPRFSNFTTVAEQPKPPPAPPANVSAIVDELSGLTLLEVSDLTEVLRQKLGIEEMPVMAVMMPGMGFSGAGVGGAKGKGGGPAAAAEEKKEKTAFDLKLEGGFDSAAKIKIIKEVRACTDLGLKEAKDLVEKAPTLLKKGVTKEEAEKIVEKLKQVGAKVTME; from the coding sequence ATGAGGCATTTTTATTGCCGGCTCATTTCTCAATCTTTCCGGTGCTTACAATTTAATTACACGAAAACCCACGTCCCAAAACCCCCGATTTTGAGTCCCAGATTCTCGAACTTCACGACCGTAGCTGAGCAACCAAAGCCGCCGCCTGCACCGCCGGCTAATGTGTCCGCAATTGTAGATGAACTTTCGGGACTGACGTTGCTTGAGGTTTCGGACTTGACGGAGGTGTTGAGACAGAAATTGGGGATTGAGGAGATGCCGGTGATGGCGGTTATGATGCCCGGAATGGGGTTCAGTGGTGCCGGAGTAGGAGGAGCAAAGGGGAAAGGTGGTGGGCCGGCTGCCGCGGCCGaggagaagaaggaaaagacGGCGTTTGATTTGAAACTGGAGGGCGGATTTGATTCTGCGGCGAAGATCAAGATTATTAAGGAAGTGAGAGCGTGCACTGATTTGGGATTGAAGGAAGCTAAGGATTTGGTGGAGAAGGCGCCTACATTGTTGAAAAAGGGAGTAACCAAAGAGGAGGCTGAGAAGATTGTCGAGAAGTTGAAGCAGGTTGGGGCTAAAGTCACGATGGAGTGA
- the LOC113700395 gene encoding probable ubiquitin-conjugating enzyme E2 16: protein MTGSSAASRKALSKIATNRLQKELVEWQVNPPAGFKHKPTDNLQRWVIEVHGAPGTLYANETFQLQVDFPEHYPMEAPQVIFLSPAPLHPHIYSNGHICLDILYDSWSPAMTVSSVCISILSMLSSSTVKQPPEDNDRYVRNCKNGRSPKETRWWFHDDKV from the exons ATGACCGGCTCCTCCGCCGCCTCTCGCAAG GCGTTAAGCAAAATAGCGACCAACCGGTTGCAGAAGGAGCTGGTGGAGTGGCAGGTCAATCCTCCTGCTGGTTTTAAGCACAAGCCCACCGATAATCTTCAGAG GTGGGTCATTGAAGTGCATGGAGCTCCTGGAACTTTATATGCTAATGAAACATTTCAGCTACAAGTAGATTTTCCAGAACATTATCCTATGGAAGCGCCCCAG GTGATATTTTTGAGCCCGGCTCCTTTGCACCCTCATATCTATAGCAATGGCCACATTTGTTTAG ATATTCTGTATGACTCATGGTCCCCTGCCATGACTGTTAGCTCTGTCTGTATCAGCATTCTATCAATGCTGTCAAGTTCAACTGTAAAG CAACCACCAGAAGACAATGATCGTTATGTAAGAAACTGTAAAAATGGCAGATCTCCAAAGGAAACTAGATGGTGGTTTCATGATGACAAAgtgtaa
- the LOC113701999 gene encoding epoxide hydrolase 1-like encodes MMSVIADVNHQRIKTNGIWMHIAEKGTGPLVLLLHGFPEIWYSWRHQINFLAKHGYHVVAPDLRGYGDTDSPLSPSSYTAFHIVGDLIGLLDHFGQDQAFVVGIDWGAAAAWQLSLLRPNRVRGIVALSVPFTPRFSTIKTTDSFKQMFGDNFYVCQFQEPGRAERSFARYDYLTVMKKFYLISKTDQLIAPPGMEIIDYLETPSYLPRWITEDELQVIADKFLESGFTGAFNYYRAMDLNWELLAPWQGSKITVPAKLIVGNKDIGFDSGTREYIEGNVFKSLVPNHEVVILDGHHFIQQEKAQEVSEQILSFLRKFPAK; translated from the exons ATGATGAGCGTCATCGCGGATGTCAATCACCAGAGAATCAAGACAAATGGTATATGGATGCACATAGCTGAAAAAGGAACAGGGCCACTTGTTTTACTCCTCCATGGCTTCCCTGAGATATGGTATTCCTGGCGCCATCAAATCAACTTCTTGGCAAAACATGGTTACCACGTAGTTGCACCTGACTTGAGAGGCTATGGAGACACTGACTCCCCTCTCAGCCCCTCTTCTTACACTGCTTTCCACATAGTTGGCGATCTCATCGGCCTTCTGGATCATTTTGGCCAAGACCAG GCCTTTGTGGTGGGGATAGACTGGGGAGCTGCGGCTGCTTGGCAGTTGAGCCTGCTCAGGCCAAATAGAGTTAGAGGTATAGTTGCTCTCTCGGTTCCATTCACACCAAGATTTTCAACCATCAAAACGACCGACTCATTCAAACAGATGTTTGGAGATAATTTCTACGTTTGCCAGTTTCAG GAACCTGGAAGAGCAGAAAGATCATTTGCGAGGTATGATTATCTTACGGTGATGAAGAAATTCTATCTCATTAGCAAGACCGATCAGCTGATAGCTCCTCCTGGTATGGAGATTATTGATTATTTAGAAACCCCTTCATACTTACCACGCTGGATTACAGAAGATGAACTTCAGGTCATCGCTGACAAGTTCCTAGAGTCTGGTTTTACAGGAGCTTTCAATTACTACCGAGCTATGGACCT GAATTGGGAGCTACTTGCACCGTGGCAAGGGTCTAAAATAACAGTTCCAGCAAAGCTGATTGTGGGGAACAAGGATATTGGATTTGATTCTGGCACCAGGGAGTACATAGAAGGAAATGTGTTCAAGAGCCTAGTACCCAACCATGAAGTCGTCATACTAGACGGCCATCATTTCATCCAACAAGAGAAAGCTCAAGAGGTTTCCGAACAAATTCTATCCTTCCTCCGAAAATTTCCTGCCAAGTAA
- the LOC113701335 gene encoding folate transporter 1, chloroplastic isoform X1: MSAWRSVVDWQWENATAGALAGLATVTFSHPLDVVRTRFQVHDGRISNLPSYKNTPHALFTIARSEGLRGLYAGFYPAVLGSTFSWGLYFFFYSKAKQRYLENRPELSPGLHLASAAEAGALVSLCTNPVWLVKTRLQLQTPQQVRPYSGFHDALRTILKEEGWKALYKGLVPSLFLQVTHGAIQFTAYEELRKAFIQLKSEGGEGSTDDSLDSIDYAALGATSKLAAIVSTYPFQVIRSRLQQRPSTDGIPRYMDSWHVMKQTARYEGLRGFYKGITANVLKNVPAASITFIVYENVLNMLKLAKWKDQ, from the exons ATGTCGGCGTGGCGGTCGGTGGTGGACTGGCAATGGGAGAACGCCACCGCCGGTGCTCTCGCCGGTCTCGCCACCGTCACTTTCTCTCATCCCCTTGACGTCGTCCGTACCAGATTCCAAG TGCACGACGGGCGAATCTCCAACCTCCCGAGCTACAAGAATACTCCTCACGCTCTCTTCACCATTGCTCGCTCCGag GGTCTCAGAGGGCTTTATGCCGGCTTTTACCCTGCTGTTCTTGGGTCAACTTTTTCATGgggtttgtatttcttctt CTATAGCAAGGCCAAGCAGAGATATCTAGAAAATAGGCCAGAGCTGAGCCCAGGCCTGCATCTAGCTTCAGCTGCTGAAGCGGGAGCTCTG GTTTCTTTGTGCACAAATCCTGTTTGGTTAGTAAAAACAAGACTTCAACTACAGACTCCTCAACAAGTCCGTCCATACTCTGGCTTTCATG ATGCTTTAAGGACGATTCTAAAAGAAGAAGGGTGGAAAGCACTTTATAAGGGGCTGGTGCCTAGCCTTTTTCTT CAGGTtacacatggagctattcaatTCACTGCATATGAGGAACTTCGTAAAGCTTTCATTCAACTCAAGTCTGAAGGAGGTGAAGGCTCCACTGATGACTCATTG gATTCAATTGATTATGCGGCATTAGGGGCTACTTCAAAACTGGCTGCCATTGTTTCAACGTACCCATTTCAG GTCATTCGATCTCGACTGCAG CAACGGCCGAGTACAGATGGAATTCCAAGATACATGGACAGCTGGCATGTAATGAAACAAACAGCAAG GTATGAGGGTCTACGAGGGTTTTACAAGGGTATCACTGCAAATGTGCTAAAAAATGTTCCAGCTGCTTCGATAACATTTATTGTGTATGAGAATGTTCTAAACATGCTAAAACTGGCTAAATGGAAAGATCAATAG